The segment GGTATCGGCCGGCCGAGCGGAACAAGAAGCCACGGGACCCGATCGGCGTCATCCCCGTGGACTCGATCTTCTCGCCGGTCCACAAGGTCTCGTACACGGTCGAGAACACCCGTGTGGAGCAGATGACCGATCGGGACCGGCTCATTCTCGACGTGGAGACCGACGGCTCGATCAGCCCCCGCGAGGCAGTGGCATCCGCCGGCGGCACCCTCGTCGACCTCGTGCAGCTGTTCTACGACCTGGCCGAGGCTCCCAGCTTGAACGTCAAGGAGGCAGAGGACGAGTCCCTTCCGTCGGACTATGGGATCACGGTCGAAGAGCTGAACCTCTCGGTCCGGTCCTACAACTGCCTCAAACGGGAGGGAATCAACACGGTCGGCGACCTTGTCCAGAAGTCGGAGGCCGAGCTCATGGACATCCGCAACTTCGGCCAGAAGTCGATCGACGAGGTCAAGACGAAGCTGGCCGAGCTCGGCCTGTCACTGCGGGAGGAGTAGGAGCGATGCCGAGGCCCAAACGCGGCCCCCGGCTGGGCGCCGGTCCGGCGCACCAGCGGCTCCTGCTCGCGGGGCTGGCCGCGCAGCTGTTCACGCATGAGCGAGTGAACACGACCCAGGCCAAAGCCAAGGCGGTTCGTCCGCTGGCCGAGAAGCTGATCACCTCGGCGAAGCGAGGAGACCTCGCCGCTCGCCGCGAGGTCTTGAAGGTGATTCCGGACCGGGACGTCGTGCACAAGCTCTTCACCGACATCGGCCCCCGGTACGCCGAGCGGCCGGGTGGGTACACGCGGATCCTGAAGCTCGGTGCTCGTCAAGGTGACGGCGCGCCCATGGCACGTATCGAGCTCGTCGCCTCGGAGGAGTAGGCATCCTCGGCGGCCATGACGCCCGTCGTCAGGCTGACGCTCGCGTATGACGGCACGGGGTTCCGCGGGTGGGCCAAGCAGCGTGAGCAGCGCACGGTCGAGGGCGTCCTCCAGACTGCGCTGGAACGGTTCCTGAGACACCGCCCGAAGATCTCGGTGGCCGGCCGGACCGATGCCGGCGTCCACGCCCGGGGACAAGTGGTTTCGTTCCAGGCGGCCGACGTTGTCGATGTCGGCCGCCTGCAACTGAGGCTGAACGCCCTTCTCGCTCCGGAGGTCGTGGTGACCGAGGCGCGCGGCGTGCCCGACGGATTCCACGCTCGACACAGCGCGACGGCGCGGGAGTATCGCTACCGGATCGAGACCGGGCCCTATCCTGATCCGTTCACCGCGCGGTTCGTGTGGCACCGGCCCGGCGAACTCTCGCTCCCGCGGATGCGCGCGGCCGCCCGCGAGTTGGTGGGCGAACACGACTTCGCCTCGTTCTGCCGACTGCCCAGGGACGGATCAACCACGATCCGGAACCTGCAGCGGCTGGCGATTGCCCGGTCGGGGGGTCTGGTCGAGGTCACGGCCCGGGCCAACGCGTTCCTGCACCAGATGGTCCGGAGCCTGGTGGGGACCTTGGTCGCGGTGGGCGAGGGAAGGATCGAGCCGGACCGTGTCCCTGCCATCCTGGCCGCGAGGGACCGCTCGGCGGCCGCCCAGATGGCGCCCGCCCACGGCCTGACCCTCGAACGCGTGGCGTACGGCCGGCGCTGAACATCAAGGCGTCTGATGCCTCAAGCCGAGGCGGCCTTTGACGGAGTCGCAAAGTCGCAGGTAGCATGGGGCGTCGGCTCGTCCGGGCCGACCTTTCTCACGTATGAAGACCTACACGCCGAGGCCGCGCGACATCGAACGCCGCTGGTATCTGATCGATGCCGGCGG is part of the Candidatus Methylomirabilota bacterium genome and harbors:
- a CDS encoding DNA-directed RNA polymerase subunit alpha, with translation GVLHEFSTIPKVTEDVTDIILNLKELVIRTDVEEPVTMYLKAKGPGEVTAGDVSPPAGVDILNTDLHIATVAKGGSLEIEMVVERGVGYRPAERNKKPRDPIGVIPVDSIFSPVHKVSYTVENTRVEQMTDRDRLILDVETDGSISPREAVASAGGTLVDLVQLFYDLAEAPSLNVKEAEDESLPSDYGITVEELNLSVRSYNCLKREGINTVGDLVQKSEAELMDIRNFGQKSIDEVKTKLAELGLSLREE
- the truA gene encoding tRNA pseudouridine(38-40) synthase TruA; its protein translation is MTPVVRLTLAYDGTGFRGWAKQREQRTVEGVLQTALERFLRHRPKISVAGRTDAGVHARGQVVSFQAADVVDVGRLQLRLNALLAPEVVVTEARGVPDGFHARHSATAREYRYRIETGPYPDPFTARFVWHRPGELSLPRMRAAARELVGEHDFASFCRLPRDGSTTIRNLQRLAIARSGGLVEVTARANAFLHQMVRSLVGTLVAVGEGRIEPDRVPAILAARDRSAAAQMAPAHGLTLERVAYGRR